Part of the Streptomyces sp. NBC_01460 genome, GCAACCCGCCCCCGCGTACCGCGTGCCCGGCAGGGTGTGCTGCACGCGAGACACACGTCGCGGGGCCGAAACCTTCACACGTCGGTCACAGGGTGCTCGGAGGCTGGTTCTCCCGTTCGACGTCGGGGCGTCCGTGCCAGTCCAGACACATCACCAGGGAGTCGTCGACGGCCGGGCCCGAGCCGCGGTGTCCGAGGAGTTCCTGCAGCATCGCCCGGGGCACCTGAGAGGCCGGGAGCAGCCGTGTGCTGGTGATCGACTTGGCCAGGGCGCGCAGGCTGTACTTCTCCCCACCGGGTGACAGGGTGTCGTAGACGCCGTCGCTGATGAAGAACAGACGGTCGCCGGGTTCGACGGCGAAGTGCTGGGGGACGTAGGCCGTGTCATCGAACATCCCCAGGGGATTCTGGGCCTCCAGCTCGATGGTCTCGACCGTGCCCGCGCGCAGCCTCCACACCCGCGGAGAGCCGGCGTCGATGATCTCCACCTCTCCGGTGGGGAGGTGGAACCGGAGCAGCAGGGTCGCAAGGTACTTGGCGCCCCCGTACTGCCCGTGGACGGCCTGGTCGGCGAGGTAGGCCTGGTCGCTCAGGCTCAGCCCGGCGCGGCGGGCGTTGCGCAGGGCGTTGACGGCGAGGTTGGTCAGCAGCGCGGCGTCGATCCCCTCACCCATGCCGTTGCTCACGGTCAGGTACAGGTCGTCGGCCGAGGCGGACCAGTCGAAGCTGTCGCCGAAGATGGCGTACGCGGGCTCCAGCTGGGCTCCGAGGCTGTACTCGGGGCGGGCGCACGAGCGTCCGGGCAGCAGCTGCCACTGCATCTCGGCGGCCAGGGTCAGGCGCTCGGCCCGGCGGGCCTGGAGGAAGACGTCGGTGTCCCGTTCCGCCACGACCACTTCGTGCGCCAGCGCGTCCGCGCACAACCGGAGTTCCGCGACCACGTCCGCCTCCACCTTGTCCCCGGTGGCCTGCACGGTGACGCTCAGCACACCGAGGCGGTCCCCCCGGACGCTGACCGGCAGGTGCACCGTTACGGTGGATGCCGGGGCGTCGTACACGCAGTGCGGCTCCTGGGCGCCGAACGCGCGGCCGGCGGCGCTCTCGTGGACCGGCAACGGCCGCAGGGTGTGCGGCAGCACACCGACCGGTTGCAGCCTGGTCATGGCGTAGTCGGCCATGACCAGTTCCACCGCGAGGGCATGGAAACGGTCCTCGATCAGGGAACGGAGCACGTCGAAGATCTCGTGGGGCGCGGCCTCGCGCAGGGCACGTTCAACCGCACTGGGTCTGTCCACCGGTACCGGTCTCTCTTTCCTTCACATATCTTCATCTATGCGACTGCTCATATCGACCAGCCGGAACAGGCACAAACGGCCCACTCGGGAGTGTCACATGCGCGAGGCCCACGCCTCTCACGACCAGCACGCTTCCCGAGCCGCGCCCGAGGTCGGCGAGGTGCTGGAGCGCCTCGAAATGGCCTGGGAACACCACCGCGGCACGCTCAGCACCGCACCGCTCTCCTCCGTCCAGACCCGTGTGATGTACATCATCGAACGCGAACCCGGCATCAATCTGAGCGCGCTCGGCCGTCATCTCTCCGCGGCCGCACCGTCCGTCACTCGCCTGTGCGACCGCCTCCAGGCCGCCGGTTTCCTCCGCCGCATCCCCCACACCGAGGACCGGCGCGCCACGCAGCTGGAACTCACCGAGGCCGGCAGGACCCACCTCCGCGGCATCCGGGCCCGCCGGGAACAGGTCCTGCGGCAGGCGATGGACCGCATGAGTCCCGACGCCCAGCACGCCCTCGCCACCGGCCTCAGCGCCCTGTGCGAGGCCGTCGGCGAACCCACCCAGCAACCCGGACACCGCGAAACGGCCTGAGTCGCCGCCTCGGCCGTGTCTTCCCGGTGCGCCTGACGTCGGCGGGGTGACGCGCCACCGGTCCGGATCCCGCGTCGGGCCGGTGCGGTCGGCGGACCCGGTTCCCGGCCCCGCACCGGGGCCGCGTCAGCTTCCCTCGACGAGACGAGGGTCCTGGCCTGTTCCGTGCTGCCCGGAACGCCTGCGTTCCGGGCAGGACCAGCCACCCGTAGCCGTCAGGTCGGCCGGTCAGGCCGTTGATGATGTTCGGCGTTGATGCGCCGGGCCTCTTCGAGCTGGTCCTCGAGGATGACGATGCGGCAGGCGGCCTCGACGGGGGTGCCGTGATCGACGAG contains:
- a CDS encoding PP2C family protein-serine/threonine phosphatase, which codes for MDRPSAVERALREAAPHEIFDVLRSLIEDRFHALAVELVMADYAMTRLQPVGVLPHTLRPLPVHESAAGRAFGAQEPHCVYDAPASTVTVHLPVSVRGDRLGVLSVTVQATGDKVEADVVAELRLCADALAHEVVVAERDTDVFLQARRAERLTLAAEMQWQLLPGRSCARPEYSLGAQLEPAYAIFGDSFDWSASADDLYLTVSNGMGEGIDAALLTNLAVNALRNARRAGLSLSDQAYLADQAVHGQYGGAKYLATLLLRFHLPTGEVEIIDAGSPRVWRLRAGTVETIELEAQNPLGMFDDTAYVPQHFAVEPGDRLFFISDGVYDTLSPGGEKYSLRALAKSITSTRLLPASQVPRAMLQELLGHRGSGPAVDDSLVMCLDWHGRPDVERENQPPSTL
- a CDS encoding MarR family winged helix-turn-helix transcriptional regulator; protein product: MREAHASHDQHASRAAPEVGEVLERLEMAWEHHRGTLSTAPLSSVQTRVMYIIEREPGINLSALGRHLSAAAPSVTRLCDRLQAAGFLRRIPHTEDRRATQLELTEAGRTHLRGIRARREQVLRQAMDRMSPDAQHALATGLSALCEAVGEPTQQPGHRETA